In Halobacteriovorax sp. HLS, one DNA window encodes the following:
- a CDS encoding Hsp20/alpha crystallin family protein, whose protein sequence is MKYSFIFLVIFLFNSNLLAQDDLLSPQDMIKKYERMFEKMLDDVNDFDHDQFGEYERLFEKNFFNQLRQLDQMHLSSSLYEWKELDDSRELVINGVFADDGKTNFEVKNKQLMIKGSLESKKSSQYTKRYIQLSIPTPSDCDETKISFKTRDGKTILSFPKIGKKLVPLKKSPSVPVI, encoded by the coding sequence ATGAAGTATAGCTTTATTTTTCTTGTCATTTTTTTATTCAATAGTAACTTGTTAGCGCAAGATGATCTGCTCTCACCACAAGATATGATTAAAAAATATGAAAGAATGTTTGAGAAGATGCTTGATGATGTTAATGATTTTGACCATGATCAATTTGGAGAGTACGAAAGACTCTTTGAGAAGAATTTCTTTAATCAGTTGAGACAGCTCGACCAGATGCATCTTTCAAGTTCACTCTATGAATGGAAAGAACTAGATGATAGTAGAGAACTTGTTATAAATGGAGTTTTTGCCGATGATGGCAAAACTAATTTCGAAGTTAAAAACAAGCAGTTGATGATCAAGGGGTCCTTAGAGTCTAAGAAGAGTTCACAGTACACTAAACGCTACATTCAGTTGAGTATTCCTACTCCTAGTGATTGTGATGAGACAAAAATAAGTTTTAAGACGCGTGATGGTAAAACGATTCTCTCATTTCCAAAAATTGGAAAAAAGTTAGTTCCTCTCAAAAAATCGCCATCAGTTCCTGTCATTTGA
- a CDS encoding helix-turn-helix domain-containing protein — translation MKKKLPELNSSISYISRNVKALRAKRNYTQAQLAKLAGLPRTTLTNIESGEGNPSLSNIIKLANSLNVSIDLLVSAPRPSTVLIKEDDLPKEIKGPAFITKILPDTIKDLDIDRVSLKRNETFKGTPHLNGTREYMTVISGEVIVRFNGEKYHLKKNDLLAFPGDVHHSYQNPLSVDSTYMSIIVAG, via the coding sequence ATGAAGAAGAAATTACCTGAGTTAAACTCTTCAATCTCGTATATTTCAAGAAATGTAAAAGCACTTCGTGCAAAGCGTAACTATACTCAGGCCCAACTTGCTAAGCTTGCAGGACTGCCAAGAACGACCCTTACTAATATAGAATCGGGCGAAGGGAATCCTTCCCTGTCCAATATAATTAAACTAGCAAACTCTCTAAATGTCAGTATCGATTTACTTGTCTCGGCCCCAAGGCCCTCAACTGTACTTATAAAAGAAGATGACCTGCCAAAAGAAATTAAAGGCCCAGCATTTATTACTAAGATACTTCCAGATACTATTAAAGATTTAGATATAGATCGAGTTAGTTTAAAGAGAAATGAAACTTTTAAAGGTACCCCTCACCTAAATGGTACAAGAGAATATATGACGGTTATTTCAGGAGAAGTTATCGTAAGATTTAATGGAGAGAAGTATCATTTAAAGAAGAATGACCTACTAGCATTTCCAGGAGATGTTCACCACTCATATCAGAATCCACTTAGTGTGGATTCCACATATATGAGCATTATTGTTGCAGGTTAA
- a CDS encoding 4a-hydroxytetrahydrobiopterin dehydratase, producing the protein MTELHNKQCIPCSGTVAPLNKNEKERLKSLIHGSWYFSNQFTHLKREIETKDFNSSMEIAKAIAQLAHEQWHHPVLTIGFGKLDVEIWTHKISELVESDFVFASKVDKIVEGFNEV; encoded by the coding sequence ATGACTGAATTACATAATAAACAGTGTATTCCTTGTAGTGGCACTGTTGCTCCCTTAAATAAAAATGAAAAAGAAAGATTGAAGTCGCTCATTCATGGGAGTTGGTATTTCTCTAATCAATTTACTCATTTAAAAAGGGAAATTGAGACGAAGGATTTTAATTCTAGCATGGAGATTGCAAAAGCAATCGCACAGCTAGCACATGAACAGTGGCATCATCCTGTACTGACCATAGGCTTTGGTAAGCTAGATGTAGAAATATGGACTCATAAGATTTCTGAACTAGTTGAAAGCGATTTTGTTTTCGCCTCTAAGGTAGATAAAATTGTTGAGGGGTTTAATGAAGTATAG
- a CDS encoding HesA/MoeB/ThiF family protein, whose amino-acid sequence MTEDQLYSRQIYLKEIGNKGQDLLKNSRVLIVGAGGLGHPVGTYLAAGGVGQITICDFDKVEYSNLNRQVCFTCEDVGKFKSSVLQEALVAQNPFIRVDSLREKITPDNAKEILAEFDIVVDCCDNFSTKFLLHDCCWLLNKALVQASVYQYEGQLQVFDYRSLKQARACLRCLWPKTPDNNCVSNCQQSGIVGAVVGVFGSMQAMEVIKLITSIGECSTNGFTHTINLLNLDMQRVRWSKNSDCPLCSDHAHITSIDYENYHELSQFEVLSLNSKNSNIIDIRELDECKTKDFGLKNYPLSEFDQWVSDLSKQESYTFVCAKGKRSLELVKKLTAQGYTCKSLYGGLDEN is encoded by the coding sequence ATGACTGAAGATCAGCTCTATAGTAGGCAGATATATTTAAAAGAAATTGGAAATAAGGGACAAGACCTTTTAAAGAATAGTCGTGTTCTTATTGTAGGGGCCGGAGGGCTTGGACATCCTGTTGGAACTTATCTTGCTGCTGGCGGAGTTGGGCAGATTACAATTTGTGACTTTGATAAGGTTGAATATAGCAATCTTAATAGACAGGTCTGCTTTACTTGTGAAGATGTCGGAAAGTTTAAATCTTCAGTTTTACAAGAAGCCCTTGTAGCTCAAAATCCTTTCATTCGAGTTGATTCTCTTCGAGAGAAGATTACTCCAGACAATGCCAAGGAGATTTTAGCTGAATTCGATATTGTTGTTGATTGTTGTGACAATTTTTCTACTAAATTTCTTTTGCACGACTGTTGTTGGCTATTAAATAAAGCACTGGTTCAAGCTTCTGTTTACCAATATGAAGGACAATTGCAAGTTTTTGACTATAGAAGTTTAAAACAAGCAAGGGCCTGTCTTCGGTGTTTATGGCCTAAGACTCCTGATAATAACTGTGTCTCTAATTGTCAGCAGTCGGGGATCGTTGGTGCTGTGGTAGGGGTTTTTGGCTCTATGCAGGCCATGGAAGTTATTAAGCTTATTACATCTATTGGCGAGTGCTCAACCAATGGATTTACTCATACAATAAATTTACTTAATCTCGACATGCAAAGAGTTAGATGGTCTAAAAATTCTGACTGCCCACTTTGCAGTGACCATGCACATATCACTTCTATTGATTATGAAAACTATCATGAGCTTAGTCAGTTTGAAGTTCTTAGTCTAAATAGTAAAAACTCAAATATTATTGATATTAGAGAATTAGATGAGTGTAAAACCAAAGATTTTGGCCTTAAAAATTACCCACTTTCAGAATTTGACCAATGGGTCAGTGATCTATCTAAGCAGGAAAGTTATACCTTTGTGTGTGCTAAGGGAAAGAGAAGTCTAGAGTTAGTAAAGAAGTTAACTGCTCAGGGTTATACGTGTAAGTCACTTTACGGTGGTCTTGACGAAAATTAA